The Citrifermentans bemidjiense Bem genome window below encodes:
- the mraZ gene encoding division/cell wall cluster transcriptional repressor MraZ — MFRGKFDTTIDAKGRTSIPAKFREVLLDTFGDERFFLTKSSPVRLDGDEVCYGLVIYPYHEFLALEEKLKDGTALGLTVNQLAAVRRTVLVPAVECVADKLGRVLVPNDLRKTAQLEREIHFVGMQNKVDIYSQSVWARVCEQDEQNFPVDSAALAGLGL; from the coding sequence ATGTTCAGAGGGAAATTCGATACTACGATCGACGCCAAGGGGCGCACCAGCATCCCCGCGAAATTTCGCGAGGTTTTGCTGGACACCTTTGGAGACGAGCGTTTTTTCCTCACCAAATCCAGCCCGGTGCGGCTGGACGGGGACGAGGTCTGCTATGGCCTGGTGATCTACCCCTACCACGAGTTCCTGGCGCTCGAAGAGAAGCTGAAGGACGGCACGGCCCTGGGGCTCACCGTCAACCAGCTTGCCGCGGTACGGCGCACCGTACTGGTCCCCGCCGTCGAGTGCGTGGCGGACAAGCTGGGGCGCGTGCTGGTTCCCAACGACCTGAGAAAAACGGCGCAGCTGGAGCGCGAGATTCATTTCGTCGGCATGCAGAACAAGGTCGACATCTACAGCCAGTCGGTCTGGGCCAGGGTCTGCGAGCAGGATGAGCAAAACTTCCCGGTGGATTCCGCGGCGCTTGCGGGACTCGGCCTCTAG
- the rsmH gene encoding 16S rRNA (cytosine(1402)-N(4))-methyltransferase RsmH → MEDFHHISVLPDEVLQALSPRSGGVYVDGTLGGAGHAGLILTASAPDGQLIGFDRDEEAIAVARERLQVFGGRVRIIHRNFAGIAQALAEIGVDGIDGFVLDLGVSSHQLDRDERGFSFMHDAPLDMRMDRSSGQSAADLVNTLPEGELYRIISEYGEERWAKRVASFIVKARDERPIETTLQLVDVIKGSIPKAKWEERLHPATRTFQALRIAVNEELKSLEEGLEGLLSLLKQGGRGAVISFHSLEDRIVKEGFRAAATGCTCPKELPICICGRVPRFKLVTRKPITAGEAEVAANPRSRSAKLRVVEKI, encoded by the coding sequence ATGGAAGACTTCCACCACATATCGGTACTGCCGGACGAGGTGCTGCAGGCGCTCTCCCCGAGATCGGGGGGGGTATACGTGGACGGCACCTTGGGAGGCGCCGGGCACGCGGGGCTCATACTCACCGCCAGCGCCCCGGACGGCCAGCTGATCGGATTCGACCGGGACGAGGAAGCCATAGCCGTGGCACGTGAGCGGCTCCAGGTTTTCGGCGGCCGGGTCCGGATCATCCACCGCAATTTTGCCGGCATCGCTCAGGCTCTGGCGGAGATAGGTGTGGACGGGATCGACGGCTTCGTACTGGACCTTGGGGTGTCGAGCCACCAGCTGGACCGCGACGAGCGGGGCTTCAGCTTCATGCACGACGCGCCGCTCGACATGCGCATGGACAGAAGCTCCGGCCAGAGCGCGGCGGACCTGGTGAACACCCTCCCCGAGGGTGAGCTTTACCGGATCATCTCCGAGTACGGCGAGGAGCGCTGGGCCAAGCGGGTCGCCTCTTTCATAGTGAAGGCCAGGGACGAGCGTCCCATCGAGACCACGCTTCAGTTGGTGGACGTGATCAAGGGGTCGATACCGAAGGCAAAGTGGGAGGAGCGGCTTCATCCTGCCACCCGGACCTTCCAGGCCTTGAGGATCGCGGTAAACGAGGAGTTGAAGAGCCTAGAAGAAGGGCTTGAGGGGCTGCTCTCCCTGCTGAAGCAGGGGGGACGCGGCGCGGTGATCTCCTTTCACTCGCTGGAAGACCGTATCGTGAAGGAGGGCTTTCGCGCGGCGGCCACCGGTTGCACCTGCCCCAAGGAACTCCCCATCTGCATCTGCGGACGGGTTCCGAGGTTCAAGCTGGTGACCAGGAAGCCGATAACCGCAGGCGAGGCCGAAGTGGCAGCTAATCCGCGCTCCAGGAGCGCGAAGCTGCGGGTAGTGGAGAAGATTTAG